From one Pseudomonas fluorescens genomic stretch:
- a CDS encoding phage tail protein I yields MDSLLPLNSTDLEQAIEAAGFETTEVPLRALYNPDTCPAHLLHQLAWAWSVDRWDETWPEAIKRSVIRSAFYVHAHKGTIGALRRVVEPLGYLIDVEEWWQTLPQGVPGTFALQVGVLENGISEAMYLELTRLIDDAKPVSRHLTGLAITLASSGYLRLGISLSEGDEIDIFPPTSRDIEVSGSYGLVGREHQIETLDVYS; encoded by the coding sequence ATGGACAGTCTGCTCCCGCTCAACAGTACCGATCTCGAACAGGCCATCGAAGCCGCCGGCTTTGAAACCACCGAAGTCCCCCTGCGTGCGCTGTACAACCCCGACACCTGTCCGGCGCACCTGCTGCATCAGTTGGCCTGGGCCTGGTCGGTGGATCGCTGGGATGAAACCTGGCCGGAGGCAATCAAGCGTTCGGTGATCCGCTCGGCGTTCTATGTGCATGCGCACAAAGGGACCATTGGCGCGTTGCGCCGGGTGGTGGAGCCGCTGGGTTACCTGATCGACGTGGAGGAGTGGTGGCAGACGCTACCGCAAGGTGTGCCGGGCACCTTTGCCCTTCAGGTCGGGGTGCTGGAGAACGGAATCTCCGAGGCAATGTACCTGGAACTGACCCGGCTGATCGATGACGCCAAGCCGGTCAGCCGCCACCTGACGGGGCTTGCGATCACGCTCGCCAGCAGTGGCTATCTGCGCCTGGGAATAAGCCTTTCTGAAGGCGATGAAATCGACATTTTTCCGCCGACCTCTCGCGACATTGAAGTCAGCGGCAGCTATGGCCTTGTGGGCCGTGAACACCAAATTGAAACCCTGGACGTGTACTCATGA
- a CDS encoding phage tail assembly protein, translated as MTQTAKMPSWLNVSAERVVVQLSKASEANGMQVDSLSLRAPTVRDIRTAQSAASGDDEQRELNLFASLAEVGVKDLEGLSLKDYGRLQVGYFRLVQDDEL; from the coding sequence ATGACTCAAACCGCGAAAATGCCGAGCTGGCTGAATGTCAGTGCCGAACGTGTCGTCGTTCAACTGAGCAAAGCCAGTGAGGCCAACGGCATGCAGGTTGACAGCCTGTCGCTGCGTGCACCCACCGTGCGCGACATCCGCACCGCCCAGTCGGCGGCCAGTGGCGATGATGAGCAGCGCGAGCTGAACCTGTTTGCCTCCCTGGCCGAGGTCGGGGTCAAGGACCTCGAAGGGTTGTCGCTCAAGGACTATGGCCGCTTGCAGGTGGGCTATTTTCGTCTGGTGCAAGACGACGAGCTTTGA
- a CDS encoding phage tail tape measure protein — MLRKLERNLDSLRAQGVQVGKLGKEYQRLGRTARSAELQARGHQQVAEGKESLKSNVDRATTVVRAVAIPTKISADFQSIVRDIAIKAGVAGKPQEAQLARTFIQTSQTTGMARNDVANLVKSLVDNGMQADKAQAYAPLAAKFAVGQGVSGADTAAIITALQNSAGITTPKIMEQALQVIAVQSKAGGFEAVDMAKSFAPLLGKMGTLGTTGLAAVSQVGAMLQVQRSTTGNSDDAAGNLNSWMSGIYSQDTVSAYTKAGIDYQGSMNTGLQKGMSALESSFDLARRYLELTSPEKARKMATATEQISKEADPQTARTLLNALEQSLRTGNTFADAQTSAALMAFTQNQALYKQMRDAKPKEGEGLDHDLQMRRQTSTVIWNEAIGALDDSLRSIGDAIRPLTDTTARVITSVAQAFTTLTDKSQSLVLGIALVGGAVSVLLTALSAVKIGRGALNIGRGVLNAGGVGGRPLEGGQGKASGLMKIGLKVLGVETQNNAQGVLVVNEPLNVFVVNAGDFLGGSGGQGGRRVRRAPRDQKRSGRRTGNRGSLAGYSGPPAPISLKGFTSRGGTASMFRAVSKAAPLVKRLPGGSVIDAGLRIVDTYRNARTTAQKARGYGSAAGGFGGALAGAAAGAALGSVVPVLGTAVGGAIGAMLGGMGGEDLGGWLGKRLFGAGEKPVQVAGSDTKEASAVAVPGEVVRSLAEPSPAAQTLSSLASSTVQSPAPAPQINQQFTFSPNMPITVQGGLSDPAQFAMNVEAIVRRQFDELIRQATSRQLYDVPHVA; from the coding sequence TTGCTGCGCAAGCTGGAGCGAAACCTCGACAGTTTGCGGGCCCAGGGCGTACAGGTCGGCAAACTGGGCAAGGAGTACCAGCGGCTGGGGCGCACGGCCAGGAGCGCCGAGTTGCAAGCCAGGGGGCATCAACAAGTGGCTGAGGGCAAGGAAAGCCTGAAGTCAAATGTTGACCGCGCCACCACTGTCGTTCGCGCGGTGGCGATACCGACCAAGATCAGCGCGGACTTTCAATCGATAGTGCGCGATATCGCGATCAAGGCCGGGGTGGCTGGCAAACCGCAGGAAGCGCAGCTGGCCCGCACCTTCATCCAGACTTCGCAAACCACCGGCATGGCCCGCAACGACGTTGCCAACCTGGTCAAAAGCCTGGTGGACAATGGCATGCAAGCGGACAAGGCGCAGGCCTATGCACCGCTTGCGGCCAAGTTCGCTGTCGGTCAGGGCGTGAGTGGAGCGGATACTGCAGCGATCATCACGGCACTGCAGAACAGTGCCGGGATCACCACCCCCAAGATTATGGAGCAGGCGCTGCAAGTGATCGCGGTGCAGAGCAAGGCCGGCGGCTTTGAAGCCGTCGACATGGCCAAATCTTTTGCACCCTTGCTGGGCAAAATGGGCACCTTGGGGACTACCGGTCTGGCTGCCGTCAGCCAGGTGGGGGCGATGTTGCAGGTGCAGCGCAGCACGACTGGTAATTCAGATGATGCTGCAGGCAACCTCAACAGCTGGATGTCAGGCATCTACTCCCAGGACACGGTATCGGCCTACACCAAAGCCGGCATTGATTATCAGGGATCGATGAACACCGGGCTGCAGAAGGGCATGTCGGCGCTGGAGTCGAGCTTTGACCTGGCCCGGCGGTACCTCGAACTGACCAGCCCGGAAAAGGCCAGAAAGATGGCCACGGCCACTGAACAGATCAGCAAGGAGGCTGATCCGCAGACGGCCAGGACCCTGCTCAACGCCCTGGAGCAAAGTTTGCGTACCGGCAATACCTTTGCCGATGCACAAACCAGTGCTGCGCTGATGGCCTTTACTCAGAACCAGGCATTGTACAAGCAGATGCGTGATGCCAAGCCCAAGGAAGGCGAAGGGCTTGACCATGACCTGCAAATGCGTCGGCAAACCTCGACGGTGATCTGGAACGAAGCAATCGGCGCACTCGATGATTCGCTGCGCAGCATCGGCGATGCCATCCGGCCGCTCACCGATACGACGGCCAGGGTCATCACTTCCGTTGCCCAGGCCTTCACCACGCTGACAGACAAGTCGCAATCGCTGGTGCTGGGTATCGCCCTTGTCGGTGGTGCCGTGTCGGTGCTGCTCACGGCGTTGAGCGCGGTCAAGATTGGCCGGGGCGCGCTGAACATCGGTCGTGGTGTACTCAACGCAGGTGGTGTAGGAGGCCGTCCGCTTGAGGGTGGCCAAGGCAAGGCATCGGGATTGATGAAGATCGGTCTCAAGGTGCTGGGCGTAGAGACGCAGAACAATGCCCAAGGCGTTTTGGTTGTCAACGAGCCGCTGAACGTGTTCGTGGTCAATGCCGGTGACTTTCTCGGTGGTTCAGGAGGGCAGGGAGGCCGTCGCGTTCGCCGTGCGCCGCGTGACCAGAAACGATCTGGGAGGAGGACCGGAAACAGGGGCAGCCTTGCAGGGTATTCGGGGCCACCCGCGCCGATATCCCTCAAGGGTTTCACTTCTCGGGGCGGTACTGCGAGTATGTTCAGGGCGGTGAGCAAGGCCGCTCCCCTGGTCAAGCGCTTGCCGGGCGGGTCTGTTATCGACGCTGGCTTGAGGATTGTTGACACGTATCGCAATGCGCGCACGACCGCACAGAAGGCCAGGGGTTATGGCAGTGCTGCCGGCGGTTTCGGCGGTGCACTGGCCGGCGCCGCTGCGGGTGCGGCGCTGGGCTCGGTGGTACCTGTACTGGGGACTGCCGTGGGCGGGGCAATTGGCGCAATGCTCGGAGGTATGGGCGGCGAAGACCTCGGTGGCTGGCTGGGCAAGCGCCTGTTCGGCGCTGGCGAAAAGCCTGTTCAGGTAGCTGGGAGCGATACCAAAGAGGCATCGGCTGTCGCTGTACCGGGTGAGGTCGTGCGCTCGCTGGCGGAGCCGTCACCTGCAGCACAAACACTGTCCAGCCTCGCCAGTTCTACTGTGCAGAGCCCGGCGCCAGCACCGCAGATCAATCAGCAGTTTACCTTCTCGCCGAACATGCCGATCACCGTCCAGGGTGGATTGAGTGATCCCGCGCAGTTCGCCATGAACGTCGAGGCTATTGTCCGTCGCCAGTTCGACGAGCTGATCCGCCAGGCCACCAGCCGTCAGCTGTACGACGTTCCTCATGTTGCTTAA
- a CDS encoding colicin E1 family microcin immunity protein, translating into MEKNYYFKNVLLALGLCTIGTAVWMYDNSFSAEENLLYFLAASASLVLFPFSRKLIERFFLRFSTPEFWSRGLFIETPAKNGLFALFYFACMATAIPLGGAYFIYLLIKR; encoded by the coding sequence ATGGAAAAAAACTACTATTTCAAGAACGTCCTGCTCGCCCTAGGCCTGTGCACAATAGGGACAGCAGTCTGGATGTACGACAACTCATTTTCAGCAGAGGAAAACCTGTTGTATTTCCTGGCTGCCAGTGCAAGCCTGGTGCTGTTCCCATTCTCGAGAAAGCTGATCGAACGATTCTTTCTCAGGTTTTCAACGCCGGAATTCTGGAGCCGTGGATTATTCATAGAGACGCCGGCTAAAAATGGCCTTTTTGCGCTGTTTTATTTCGCCTGCATGGCGACAGCGATTCCCTTAGGCGGCGCTTACTTTATCTACCTGCTAATAAAAAGGTAG
- a CDS encoding phage baseplate assembly protein V, whose protein sequence is MSYASAMHDRMLAGLVIPCRVVAVDLAAARVRVADGAGWTSAWLRWHSQAAGKVRHWRAPSLNEQGVLISPSGEPAQGTFVPGLYGNAGAPADNREHVEVWRFDDGGSLVYDWQARSYSIELPSGTVNIKVGSSSAVVTDQAITANAASITLTGEVHINGPLRVTGDILGGGKIIDTGGNTANHKH, encoded by the coding sequence ATGAGCTACGCCAGCGCCATGCACGACCGCATGCTCGCCGGCCTGGTGATTCCCTGCCGGGTGGTCGCTGTTGACCTTGCCGCCGCTCGAGTGCGAGTGGCCGACGGCGCCGGCTGGACCAGCGCCTGGTTGCGCTGGCACAGCCAGGCCGCTGGCAAGGTGCGCCACTGGCGTGCGCCCAGCCTAAACGAGCAAGGGGTGTTGATCAGCCCGAGCGGTGAACCTGCACAAGGCACTTTCGTGCCTGGCCTGTACGGCAACGCCGGGGCGCCAGCGGACAATCGCGAGCATGTCGAGGTCTGGCGCTTCGACGATGGTGGCTCGCTGGTCTACGACTGGCAGGCCCGCAGCTACAGCATCGAGCTCCCCAGCGGTACCGTCAACATCAAGGTTGGCAGCAGCTCTGCAGTGGTAACGGATCAGGCCATCACCGCGAATGCTGCGAGTATCACCCTGACTGGCGAGGTGCACATCAACGGACCCCTGCGGGTAACCGGCGACATCCTCGGCGGCGGTAAGATCATCGACACCGGCGGCAACACCGCCAATCACAAACACTGA
- a CDS encoding phage tail protein, which produces MTDQTSQFFAILTAVGEAKQANANALGVPWSFAQMGVGDANLTDPIPSRDQKKLINERRRAPLNQVKVDPENASVIIAEQVIPPDVGGWWIREIGLYDADGDLVAVANCAPSFKPLLSQGTGKTQVVRLNIVVTSATNVELKVDPSVVLATREYVDASLLNVLPRNRPAGTYTKVQINERGVVVAGANPSTLAGFGITDAMAKDAGGLMTYAPGVDGKIYLLPGSQFFSAVPQTADRPSGVDYGTGVHIKFPDGLTGFDLLSGTSTEWYGVRQFSGAGAGAWRVLWHSANFDPSSKADKSALVVPVVSVNASKTLTAAELGLVLVDATASSVTLTLPAANAALGVRDVMVRRVDGAQTTLLIRAAGSDKIKFHTHLRAEGYQFFQLLGAGDFWHLRSDGACNWYPISRLDDSPLGRVFIETAIVLAPGGYGAPDGTIYSRSSWPWLWDFAQQSGMLVADSARAGMEGCWTTGDGSSTFRCPDVRGEHPRFLDSGRGIDVGRIPGSWVPDQVKAHSHSYNVASANTGSGGTQNPIPTDTPGTTKQTNMSGGEENRVRTIAFPARMKLI; this is translated from the coding sequence ATGACTGACCAGACAAGCCAGTTCTTCGCCATCCTGACTGCGGTGGGGGAGGCCAAGCAGGCCAACGCCAACGCCCTGGGCGTGCCGTGGAGCTTTGCGCAAATGGGGGTTGGTGATGCCAACCTGACCGACCCGATCCCATCGAGGGATCAGAAAAAGCTCATCAACGAACGCCGCAGGGCGCCGCTCAACCAGGTCAAAGTGGATCCGGAAAACGCCAGCGTCATCATCGCGGAACAAGTGATACCGCCGGATGTGGGTGGCTGGTGGATTCGGGAAATTGGTCTGTATGACGCAGACGGTGATCTAGTTGCGGTAGCTAACTGTGCGCCAAGTTTCAAACCGTTGCTCAGTCAGGGAACCGGCAAGACGCAGGTAGTTCGGCTTAACATCGTTGTCACTAGCGCGACAAACGTTGAACTGAAGGTCGATCCTTCAGTGGTGTTGGCAACTCGTGAGTATGTTGATGCATCCTTACTTAACGTATTGCCTCGAAATCGTCCGGCAGGTACCTATACCAAGGTACAGATCAACGAGCGTGGAGTTGTAGTAGCGGGTGCCAATCCGAGCACTCTGGCAGGATTCGGTATCACCGATGCGATGGCCAAGGATGCCGGTGGTTTGATGACTTATGCTCCAGGCGTGGATGGCAAGATTTACCTCTTGCCCGGTAGTCAGTTCTTCTCTGCTGTGCCGCAAACCGCTGACCGCCCCTCAGGCGTTGATTACGGTACAGGGGTACATATCAAGTTCCCGGACGGATTGACCGGATTTGATCTGCTTTCTGGTACCAGTACAGAATGGTACGGCGTCCGTCAATTCTCGGGGGCGGGAGCAGGCGCGTGGCGTGTGCTCTGGCACAGCGCAAACTTTGACCCGAGCAGCAAAGCTGACAAGTCTGCATTGGTCGTCCCTGTCGTATCGGTGAATGCTTCAAAAACGCTCACTGCAGCAGAGTTGGGGCTGGTGCTGGTGGATGCAACAGCGTCATCGGTGACCCTTACTTTGCCGGCCGCCAATGCAGCGCTCGGGGTTCGGGATGTAATGGTTCGCCGCGTGGATGGGGCGCAGACCACGCTGCTGATCAGGGCCGCGGGCTCAGACAAGATCAAGTTTCACACCCATTTGCGTGCTGAGGGTTATCAGTTCTTCCAGTTGTTGGGGGCTGGCGATTTCTGGCACCTTCGCAGCGATGGTGCGTGTAATTGGTACCCCATCAGCCGCCTCGACGATTCACCGCTTGGCCGAGTATTCATCGAGACTGCGATAGTGCTGGCACCTGGGGGCTATGGTGCCCCAGATGGAACTATCTACAGTCGTAGCAGCTGGCCTTGGTTGTGGGACTTCGCGCAGCAATCCGGAATGTTGGTGGCCGATAGTGCTCGTGCCGGGATGGAAGGGTGCTGGACCACTGGCGATGGTAGCAGCACCTTCCGTTGCCCCGACGTACGTGGTGAACATCCCCGCTTCCTTGACTCTGGTCGGGGCATTGATGTGGGACGGATACCGGGGAGTTGGGTGCCTGACCAGGTCAAGGCGCATAGCCATTCCTACAATGTGGCCTCGGCTAACACCGGCAGCGGTGGCACGCAAAATCCGATTCCTACCGATACTCCTGGGACCACCAAGCAGACAAATATGTCAGGTGGCGAGGAAAACCGCGTGCGCACCATTGCGTTCCCTGCGCGCATGAAACTGATTTAA
- a CDS encoding baseplate assembly protein yields MSSVDLSALPAPQVLEDLDFEELFQADLATFRSHMGDNWDAAVESDPVNKLLEVGAYRKLLNRARVNDAAKALLLAYAQGSDLDQLAANVQLQRLVVQAQDTSTVPPTQLVLEEDDALRERVQLVYEGLTTAGPRNSYILHARNASGLVADASAESPSPAQVVVTVLALEGDGSATAALLDTVRLKLNDDDVRPVGDRLTVQGAQILRYRIDAMVHMSGSGPEVEATLAECKSRLQAWVNPRRRLGAQVARSGVDAQLHINGVSRVDLNNWTDIRPTQAQAAWCEGITVTRGS; encoded by the coding sequence ATGAGTAGTGTGGATCTTTCGGCGCTGCCCGCGCCGCAGGTTCTGGAAGACCTCGATTTCGAGGAACTCTTCCAGGCTGACCTGGCGACCTTCCGGTCGCATATGGGCGACAACTGGGACGCCGCAGTCGAAAGCGACCCGGTGAACAAACTGTTGGAAGTCGGCGCCTACCGCAAGCTGCTCAACCGCGCACGGGTCAACGATGCCGCCAAGGCACTGTTGCTGGCTTATGCGCAGGGTTCCGATCTGGATCAACTGGCGGCCAATGTACAACTGCAGCGCCTGGTGGTGCAGGCTCAGGACACCAGCACGGTGCCGCCAACGCAGCTGGTGCTCGAGGAAGACGACGCCCTGCGTGAGCGAGTGCAGCTGGTCTATGAAGGGCTGACCACGGCGGGTCCGCGCAACAGTTACATCCTGCATGCCCGCAACGCTTCCGGCCTGGTGGCCGATGCCAGCGCCGAAAGCCCGTCGCCGGCCCAGGTGGTGGTGACGGTGCTGGCGCTCGAAGGCGATGGCAGCGCCACAGCTGCGCTGCTGGACACCGTGCGGCTCAAGCTCAATGACGATGACGTGCGCCCGGTGGGCGACCGCCTGACGGTACAAGGTGCGCAGATCTTGCGCTACCGCATCGATGCCATGGTGCACATGAGCGGCAGCGGCCCGGAGGTTGAAGCGACGCTTGCCGAGTGCAAAAGCCGGCTGCAAGCCTGGGTCAATCCGCGCCGGCGCCTGGGCGCTCAAGTTGCCCGTTCCGGCGTGGACGCCCAGTTGCATATCAACGGCGTCAGCCGAGTCGACCTGAACAACTGGACCGACATCCGCCCGACCCAGGCGCAAGCGGCCTGGTGCGAAGGGATCACCGTGACGCGAGGAAGCTGA
- a CDS encoding phage tail sheath subtilisin-like domain-containing protein — MSGFFHGVTVTNVDTGARTIALPSSSIIGLVDTFTEGPGASAKANDLVLITSEREAVAAFGADSAITRACQAIYSRAKAVIVACGVAKLEEEAEQTSAIIGGVLADGKRTGLQALLDGKSRFNAQPRLLVTPKHSATLAVGTALVALADKLRGLAIIDGPNTTDEAAIAYAENFGAKRAYLVDPGVQYWDTGKSATLDAPASAWVAGLFAWTDSEYGFWASPSNKEFVGITGTSRSIEYLDGDATCRANLLNNANITTVIRDDGFRLWGNRTLSSDPKWTFVTRVRTMDIVMDAILYGHKWAVDRSITATYVKDVTEGLQAFMRDLKAQGAIINFEVFADPELNTASQLEQGKVYWNIRFTDVPPAENPNFRVEVTNQWLTEVLDQAV; from the coding sequence ATGAGTGGATTCTTCCACGGCGTTACCGTAACCAACGTCGACACCGGCGCACGTACCATCGCGCTGCCTTCTTCCTCGATCATCGGCTTGGTCGACACCTTCACCGAAGGCCCGGGCGCAAGTGCCAAGGCTAACGACCTGGTGCTGATCACCAGCGAGCGTGAAGCCGTCGCCGCCTTCGGCGCCGACTCGGCAATCACCCGCGCTTGCCAGGCGATCTACAGCCGCGCCAAAGCGGTGATCGTCGCGTGCGGCGTGGCCAAGCTCGAAGAAGAGGCCGAGCAGACCTCGGCCATCATCGGCGGCGTGCTGGCCGACGGCAAACGCACCGGCCTGCAGGCGCTGCTGGACGGCAAAAGCCGTTTCAACGCCCAGCCTCGCCTGCTGGTGACGCCAAAGCACAGCGCCACCCTGGCGGTCGGTACTGCCCTGGTGGCCCTGGCCGACAAGCTGCGCGGCCTGGCCATTATCGATGGCCCGAACACCACCGACGAGGCAGCCATTGCCTACGCCGAGAACTTCGGCGCCAAGCGTGCCTACCTGGTCGACCCGGGCGTGCAGTACTGGGACACCGGCAAGAGCGCCACTCTCGATGCCCCGGCGTCGGCCTGGGTCGCCGGCCTGTTTGCCTGGACCGACAGCGAATACGGTTTCTGGGCCTCGCCGTCGAACAAGGAGTTCGTCGGCATCACTGGTACCAGCCGCTCGATCGAGTACCTGGATGGCGATGCCACCTGCCGGGCCAACCTGCTCAACAACGCCAACATCACCACCGTGATCCGTGATGACGGCTTCCGTCTGTGGGGCAACCGCACCCTGAGCAGCGACCCTAAGTGGACCTTCGTCACCCGCGTGCGGACCATGGACATCGTCATGGACGCGATCCTCTACGGCCACAAGTGGGCGGTGGACCGCTCGATCACCGCGACCTACGTCAAGGACGTGACCGAAGGCCTGCAGGCGTTCATGCGTGATCTGAAAGCCCAGGGCGCAATCATCAATTTCGAAGTGTTCGCCGACCCCGAGCTGAACACCGCCAGCCAGCTGGAGCAGGGCAAGGTGTACTGGAACATCCGTTTCACCGATGTGCCGCCCGCCGAGAACCCGAATTTCCGAGTCGAGGTCACCAACCAGTGGTTGACCGAAGTCCTCGACCAAGCCGTTTAA
- a CDS encoding phage major tail tube protein — MAMIPETLANLNLFVDGVSFQGDVPSLTLPKLTLKMEEHRAGGMDMAIEIDQGMEKQEAGFVTTGVRRESLKFFGLADGSAFNGTFRGAFKGLKGKITPVIVTLRGALKEVDMGDWKPGDKAEIKHNVAVTYYKLEVDGRLVYEIDPLGMKRVINGVDQLAAQRSALGL, encoded by the coding sequence ATGGCAATGATTCCCGAAACCCTGGCGAACCTGAACCTGTTCGTCGATGGCGTCAGCTTTCAAGGCGACGTCCCCAGCCTGACCCTGCCCAAGCTCACCCTGAAGATGGAGGAGCACCGTGCCGGCGGCATGGACATGGCGATCGAAATCGACCAGGGCATGGAGAAGCAGGAAGCCGGCTTCGTCACCACTGGCGTGCGCCGTGAGTCGCTGAAGTTCTTCGGCCTGGCCGACGGCTCGGCCTTCAACGGCACCTTCCGCGGTGCTTTCAAGGGCCTCAAAGGCAAGATCACCCCGGTCATCGTCACCCTGCGTGGCGCGCTGAAAGAAGTCGACATGGGCGACTGGAAGCCGGGCGACAAGGCCGAGATCAAGCACAACGTGGCCGTGACCTACTACAAGCTCGAAGTCGACGGCCGCCTGGTCTACGAGATCGATCCGCTGGGCATGAAGCGCGTCATCAATGGCGTCGACCAGCTCGCCGCCCAACGTTCGGCCCTGGGCTTGTAA
- a CDS encoding GPW/gp25 family protein, with the protein MIGMDRRSGQPLSGIAHLRQSIEDILTTPLGSRRMRPEYGSKLRRFVDLPVNEGWKSAVQAEVARALGRWEPRLKLERVRVTAVVGGQITLQLSGQYQGANQTLEVTA; encoded by the coding sequence ATGATCGGCATGGATCGCCGGAGCGGCCAGCCGTTATCCGGCATTGCACATTTGCGCCAGTCCATCGAAGACATCCTCACTACGCCACTGGGCAGCCGGCGCATGCGCCCGGAATACGGCAGCAAGCTGCGCCGCTTCGTCGACTTGCCGGTCAACGAAGGCTGGAAAAGCGCGGTGCAGGCGGAGGTGGCGCGCGCACTGGGCCGTTGGGAGCCACGACTGAAGCTGGAGCGGGTCCGAGTAACGGCAGTGGTGGGCGGGCAGATCACTCTGCAACTGAGCGGACAGTACCAGGGCGCCAACCAGACTTTGGAGGTGACGGCATGA
- a CDS encoding phage holin family protein: MTNEQQTLLEMPIWLVIVLALLGGLSGEMWRADKAGARGWALFRRLLLRSGACMVCGVSTVMLLYASGMSIWSASAFGCLTAMAGADVAIGLYERWAARRLGIETQSPNMESPGNKE, from the coding sequence GTGACAAACGAGCAACAGACGTTGCTGGAAATGCCGATCTGGCTGGTGATCGTCCTGGCCTTGCTGGGCGGCCTTTCCGGAGAGATGTGGCGCGCGGACAAGGCCGGTGCCCGAGGTTGGGCGCTTTTTCGGCGCCTGTTATTGCGCTCGGGGGCCTGCATGGTCTGCGGCGTGTCCACGGTGATGCTGCTGTACGCCAGCGGCATGTCGATCTGGAGCGCCAGCGCTTTTGGTTGCCTCACCGCCATGGCCGGCGCCGATGTCGCCATTGGCCTTTATGAGCGATGGGCGGCCCGGCGGCTGGGCATCGAGACGCAATCGCCAAACATGGAGAGCCCTGGCAACAAGGAGTGA
- a CDS encoding phage protein, producing the protein MNELTTLHEAITATIKAAMPQLETVAAYTAADQNTALPALYHAITGSKPAADPGDGRCCILASFEARILVDAGVAPAPLLVTALAMQLTILLRQQFWQMDFVEAAKNVQASVVQPAADSTSPISWRVQWEQVLYLGAEQWPWPVEPGPLAFAFSPDTGAGFEADYQSPEDMQ; encoded by the coding sequence GTGAACGAATTAACGACGTTGCACGAGGCCATTACCGCGACTATCAAGGCCGCTATGCCTCAACTTGAAACCGTTGCAGCCTATACCGCAGCGGATCAGAACACGGCGCTTCCTGCGCTGTATCACGCTATAACCGGTTCTAAGCCCGCAGCAGATCCAGGCGATGGCCGCTGTTGCATCCTGGCAAGCTTCGAAGCACGCATCCTGGTTGATGCCGGTGTTGCGCCGGCACCGCTGTTGGTGACTGCCCTGGCAATGCAGTTGACCATTTTGTTGCGCCAGCAGTTCTGGCAAATGGACTTTGTCGAGGCTGCCAAAAATGTCCAGGCGTCGGTAGTCCAACCTGCAGCAGACTCGACTTCACCAATCAGTTGGCGGGTGCAGTGGGAGCAGGTGCTGTATCTGGGGGCCGAGCAATGGCCATGGCCCGTTGAACCGGGCCCGCTGGCCTTTGCCTTCAGCCCCGATACCGGTGCGGGCTTTGAAGCGGATTACCAATCGCCGGAGGATATGCAATGA